cttagcatttttagtttcaaaaacattggccacctcaagagctctatcatgagattccttcactctagataactctagagcaaaagtctcctcaagagattccttggtggtttgttcaagttcaagagcttgagagaggtccgcaatctcattagcgtaatcacgctcatgaccttccattttatcaatggtgacctcatgctcctcaagacgagattccaactcatcaatatatttcttgccctcaatagcaatagacatgatttccatgaagttggaacgagcaattttattcttaagaagagctttaaaaattatttcccccttaacttttaaggaggcaacatcatcattctcttcatcataatcggcatcatcatcactcttgccatcatcaatattatcacaagatatattgggattcaaagtgggagataccttttaagccttggccataaggcaaaaagcaatcgatgatgatgtaggatcccttgaagcaccgttcaagaccacatcttgttccatggagtgttgggtttcctctacattgttagcacaacaattCGAGGAAATAGATacatttttatcatggcaacaagacatagcaagcatatcatcatgagatttgaGCAAGCAATTTCTACAAGATATGCAAGAACTTTtaacacaagcatgtgaaacatttagAGTGCTCAAAGTGTTAAAGTCCAAAGGTGAAGCATTGCAATAATAAAGTGATGAAGGATCATCAAAAATAAGCTCATTATAATCattgcaatgaacaccactactcaccatatcattaccttgtggcaaaccacatgtaggtgaagtagaagaagttgagaataCTATACGACCGGAGGTGGAAGGAGGACAATCATCTCCACACATCTCGGACACGCCATATTTGTCTTGAAGatttgtccacaactcatgagcatcccgaaacggcatgagttgaaatataactacattgctcaaagcatcaaaaagcacattagaagcttgagcattgagataagaaTTTTTATCATCCCCTAAAGATAATCTTTGTGGATCCTTTGGAGaagaaaaacccatatctacaattcgctctaaatttgggtccatgaccctaaagagattaagcatgcgaattacccaaacatcaaaatttgtgccatcgaaactaagagtgccagagaatcctaaacccctagtcgacatccttactctctaggcggttaagccctataaagagagacgaggctctgataccaattgaaagatcgtcgatgtcgcctagagggggggggggtgaataggcgctttaaagtaattacggttgaggcttgaacaaatgcggaataaacctaacggttaatttgtcaagcacaaaacctacaacaactaggctcacctatgtgcaccaacaacttatgctaagcaagaaaacctacttaggtgatagcaagatatatgacaagaaacaatatggctatcacaaagtaaagtgcataagtaaagggctcgggtaagagataaccgaggcacgcggagacaacgatgtatcccgaagttcacacccttgcggatctaatctccgtttggagcggtgtggaggcacaatgctccccaagaagccactagggccaccgtaatctcctcacaccctcgcacaatgcaagatgtcgtgattccactaagggacccttgagggtggtcaccgaacccgtacaaatggcaacccttgggggcggtcaccgaacccgtacactttggcaacccttgggggcggtcgcCGGAACCcatcaaattgctcggggcgatctccacaacctaattggagaccccaacgcttgcccggagctttacaccacaatgattgagctccgaacaccaccaaccgtctagggcgcccaagcacccaagaggaacaagctcaagggtaccaagcacccaagagtaatacgcttctcaacttgtaacttccacgtatcaccgtggagaactcaaaccgatgcaccaaatgcaatggcaagggcacacggagtgcccaagtccttctctctcaaatcccaccgaagcaactaatgctagggaggaaaatgagaggaagaacaagaagcagaacaccaagaactccacgatctagatccaaggggttcccctcacatagaggagaaagtgattggtggaaatgtggatctagatctccgctctcttttccctcaaaaactagcaagaatccatggagggattgagagttagcaagctcgaagaaggtcaacaatgggggaagaacacgagctcaaaggataaggttcaatggggaagaagaccttccttttataggtggggaaaatccaaccgttatgctcacagcccgcacaaagcggtactaccgctccaaggagcggtactaccgctagggcggtagtacccctttgaaaaacaacagtgaggaggcaaaaggccagtagaaccgccggagtggtactaccgctcgtccccacggtactaccgctcgacctcacggtactaccgcaagtggtagcggtactactgcttgcgagcggtacaaaaaaaaatacttccgtgcctacttccgctgagcaaaacacgagattttggtccggagcggtactaccgctcaggagccgcggtagtacagctctggagcggtactaccgctcaggagccacggtagtaccgctcccaagagcggtactaaaaaattacatccgcagcagcccctttaaaggacaccaaaactaacacaacttctgcaaacggactccgaattcgacgaaaccaagtttgttggaaagctagcgacaagggctaacacaatcttgatagaaataccaataagaagcaaatgagaaaaggcccaaaagaaaatggtgagaacccttcctcggataagaccggtaaaacctccagcatcgaaaacatcatagaagaagcatgcaaactccgttttcgatgaactctagcttgtcatcaagatgagcATAAGCTCTAAggctcacaaagagaaccaaacaagaaccaataaacatgatgcaaggatgcaatggtttgagatctcgacgaacgatacaatcaagctactcacttgagagccccccttgatagtacgactatcgatcctataacccggtctcccaactaccaccatgagaccggtaaaatagaaaacctatcaagggcaaacctttgccttgcacatggtccacttgagctagatgatgacgatcttgactccctcaagttggaccacctttcttgattgcgttggctcgatgaagactagatgattactcccccatagtccactatgggtgagccactcttcggcacatcttcacaagttcattgtcaccacaatggacggcaagcttcaagcacttgatctcttcgtgatgctccacttgaacttgcacacgtcaatcttgatgacgatcaccacttgatgtcatcctctccatgggttgagtgatatcttcctcttgacgcaagcccatgaacacgtacctaaccccacatagaactctcacatagaccatgggttagtacacaaagcaccatggacaatgcttaccataccatgggatcacttgatccctctcgatacatcttctacgctttgtgagttgatcaacttgattcactcttgacttagtcttgatcaacctagaatctttccaactctcttcatttggatgatgtcttgaaggtaaacatgaatgatcacacaatcttcttcttcaagacatgcttgcaataagctcaactctcacatgaccaatctttggataattccttaatagcaccttggtcaacacaaactctccttgaaaccaacacatgtactccaagaaaagcctatggacaaaaccttcaaatataactcaaggcaaccattagtccatagagattgtcgtcaattaccaaaaccaaacatgggggcaccacatgttctttcaaccTCGTTGAAACTGGCCTAACCTTACTAGCTCATGCATCCGTTCCGTTTCGGTTCTGGAGTGATGCTTTCTCCACAGCCTGTTTTCTTATTAATAGGCTTCCCTCACGACTTCTGAAAATGCAAACCCCGCTTTAACTCTTGCTCAATGAAATCCCAGACTACACGTTCTTCAAAGTGTTTGGGTGTGCATGTTGGCCTCACCTTCGTCCATATAACAAGCGTAAGCTAGAGTTTCGGTCTAAGAAGTGTGTTTTTCTTGGGTATAGTTCCCTCCACAAAGGGTACAAGTGCCTACATGTTCCAACAAACCGCGTCTACATTTGTCGTGACGTTGTGTTTGATGAAAATGTGTTCCCCTTTCGTGCACTTCCGACTCACTCTATCACTCCTATATCATCAGTGCCTGTGTCTATACCTTCGCCTGATCAATTTGTGGATGTTGCATATGCCCCTGCGTTGCTTCCTAATCATGCTGCAGGTATTGGACGCGGCGCCCGTCTCGAGCTCCTTGATGAACAGGTCGTGGACGTGACTCGCACTCTGGACGTGCATGCGCCATGCATGACGGGCGGCGCCCGCCAACCCGCTACCGCCTCGCCTGTGGAGGCTGCCTCGCGGGTGCCTGGCTCGCCCGACCCACGTGCGCCCGCGCCAGGCTCGCGGGTCGCCGTCTCGCCTGGGCCGGCGCTGGCCTCGCCCGACCCGCGTGCGCCCCCCTCGCCTGGCGCTGGGTCGCGGGCCTCTGTCTCGCCTGGGTCGATGCTGGgctcgccggccgccgcctcaCCTGGACTTCTGCTAGgctcgccggccgccgcctcgaCTGGCCCGGCAGTGCTGTCACCTGCCCCGACCAGCCCTGCTTCGGTCTCCAGTTCGCCGACAGGCTCTGTCTCGGCCTCCTCCGAGTCGGACTCACCTGGTCCCACGCCGGCCTCGTCGCCGCAGCCTGCGGTTGCTCTTCATCCTCGAACACGGAGCCAGCACGACATTTTTCGTCCGAAGGAAATCACGGATGGTACGGTTGCGTGGCTTGCTGCATGCATGGCCCATACTACTGCCGATCCCACTGCAGAGCCTCGTCACTTTCAGGCTGCACTGAGCATCCCTCACTGGCGTGCTGCCATGGAACAGGAAGTTCAGGCTCTTCACAAGAATGACACCTGGCGTCTTGTTCCTCCAGTACCTGGTGTCAATGTCATTGATTCTAAGTGGGTCTTTAAAGTCAAGAGACATGCTAATGGTTCCATGGAACGATACAAGGCATGGCTAGTCGCTAAGGGTTTCAAACAGAGGTATGGTCTTGATTATGAAGACACGTTCAGTCCAGTCATCAAGCCTACTACCATTCGATTATTGCTGTCTCTTGATGTTACTCGTGGCTGGTTCCTTCGTCAGCTTGATGTGCAGAACGCTTTTCTCCATGGCATTCTAGAGGAGGAGGTTTATATGCGTCAGCCGCCTGGTTTCGTTGATCTAGCACGTCCTCATCATCTCTGTCGACTGGTTAAGGCGCTATATGGACTCAAGCAGGCCCCTCAAGCATGGCATGCTCGCCTTGGATCTATCCTTCGGGCCCTTGGGTTTACTCCCTCCACTGCTGATACGTCATTGTTTCTCCTACAACGTCCTGAGGTTACGATGTATCTCCTGGtttatgttgatgacatcattcTCATCAGTTCCTCTGATGCTGCTGTTGATCGCCTTGTGACTGCTCTCAGTGGTAACTTTGCTGTCAAGGATTTAGGTGCACTGCATTTCTTCCTTGGTCTGGAGGTTTCCCGCTCTTCTGCTGGGCTGACTCTTACTCGGAAAAAGTACTCCCTGGACTTGTTGCGGCGTGCTGGAATGCTTCAGTGCAAACATGCTGTCACTCCGATGTCTGCCACTGATCGGTTGTCTGCCCTTGATGGAGACTCTCTCTCGTCTGATGATGCTACTGAGTATCGCAGTCTTGTTGGTGGTCTGCAATACCTTACTATTACCAGGCTTGATATCTCTTATGCAGTCAACCGTGTGTGTCAATTTCTGCATGCCCCCAGGACATCTCATTGGTCAGCTGTGAAGCGTATTTTGCGCTATGTCTGTCTTACTGCCTCCTATGGTTTGCTTCTTCAGCCGGCACCGTCGTGTGAGCTCTCAGCTttctctgatgcagactgggctggtagTCCTGATGACAGGCGATCCACGGGGGGATATGCGGTATTCCTTGGTTCTAACTTGATCGCCTGGAATGCTCGTAAGCAGGCCACAGTCTCTCGCAGTAGTACTGAAGCTGAGTATAAAGTTGTTGCTGATGCAACTGCTGAGATCATATGGGTACAGTCTCTATTGAGAGAGTTGCGTGTCTCTCCGGCTCAGCCTCTAGTTTTGTGGTGTGACAACATCGGTGCTACTTATCTGTCATCTAACCCGGTGTTTCATGCTCGAACAAAACACATTGAGGTTGACTATCATTTTGTTCGGGACGTGTTGCACAGAAGCTACTCTGTATCAAGTTTATCTCATCCCAGGATCAACTTGCTGACATCTTCACGAAGCCTATTCCACAACCACAGTTTGTAGGCTGTAGGCGCAATCTTAACTTGCTTTGTACTTCAGGCCACAGTtaagattgagggagggtgttagactgTATATACGTGGCTTCTGTACACATATATTGTAACATTGTATTGTACCCTTTGGGTACCTTTATATAATGAAAGAGCCACACCCCGTTTAGGGTGTCGAGCAGTTCCCAACATATTACGTCTTACAGCCATGTACATACCAAAGATAATTAGGAGATTTTCCTTTTGAGAAACCAGAGAATTAGGAGATTTTTTTTGTTTGAGATCAAGGAGATTTTTTCTTTGAGAAACCAGAGAATCTGGAGAGTTTTTCTTTGCTGGGTGAGAATTAGTGAAATCGCTAGTTTTTCTAGGGTAAGTGAAATCACTAGTTAAGGGTACCTTTTGCAAAGGTGACTCCCCACCGAGGGCCAATTGTCGCAACTTAGGTGTTTTCTTTTAGATTTGTTTATTCAAAATATTTTATCTCCTGAACGGTGCCCAAATACCAAACCGTCTTCACTCTTGGATTTCACGCGTCGAGATTTTTGAAGCTAGATCTAATAGGTTTTGACAAATTTTTTCATAAAAAACCAAAAATCATTTTTGAAAAAAACAACAACCACAAAAAAAAATACGAAAACAAAGCGGAAGAAAAAAACAGAGCCCAGAAGCACAAGTTTTAGGTCAATATTTTAGACAAATTTACAGAGtgagggcttctttgattcaaaggaatcCTATAGGATTTCTGGAGGATTgaaatccttaggaattttttcTATGTTGGccctttgattcataggattagATCCCATAGGAATTTTTCTATGAAATCTTTTGTACTACATTTTATTGGAAATCtaacatccactccaacctcttttTACAATTCCTTTGTTACTCTTGTGGCATCAAACACTCTTTGCTAATCCTATAGAATTCAAGTTGGCATGCCATTCCAATCCTATACTTTTCTTATTCAtacattttcaaaatcctgcgaatcaaagaggccctgaGTATTTGTTTTATagatttacagagggagtatctgtTTTGTGGACTAATGCTTTCGGTGCGGTTTTCACTTTTTTTAATCACATGTTGTGCTTCATGAAAGTAAATATGTGCTTCTCGCATAAGCACAGACTGTGCTTTTTCCTTtttcgcgaaagcacaaccgtttttctttttctttttttagaaGCACACTGTGTTTCTCGTGAAAGTAAGGATTGTGCTTCTCGTGAAATAAATATGTGCTTTCATGAGAAGTAAATCTGTACTTCTCATGAAAATACAAGCTATGCTTCTCGCGGATACAAAAATAAATATGTGCCTCCACGAGAAGCACAACTATGCTTCTTGTGGAGACACGGGATGTGTTTTTTCACCTTTTGAAAACACAACTATGCTTCTCGCAGAAGCACATCTTATGCCTCTTGCGGAAAGGCACTAAAACCCCCCAAAAAAATTCCTTCAAAACCTAGGAAAAACTTTGCAAAAACTGAAAAAACCATCTAAAACCCGAAAACGagtaaaaaaaaaagaaatccaCTTGGAGCGACCCGCGGTGGCTAGGCACATCACTCGGGCATTCGCATGCCAAGAAAGTGATCCTTACCGGAGACCCACAAGGAGATTTTTTTATGGTAGTTTTTTTAGTCTTCTTTTGAGACTCTTTTTTTTTTAGGGTAGTGAGATGAGGCAGAGGGAAAAAAAGGCCGAGCAAACGGTCCAGTCGTCCCGGCCCGCAATACAACAGGCCAACAGGACCGACTCCTCTGCCCCAGCGCCTGCTGTGTCCTGCACCAGCCGCCTCCCGCCGGACCCGGACGCCCCTCCGTAGCCGGTTAGCCGCACCCTTCCCCGTCCTCCAGCTCAAGCCGCCCTTCCTGCAGGTGGCTGCGCGCCTGCGCCCTGCTGctgccgcgccggagccgccCACCGCGCCCAGCCGCCAGCGGCCAGCCACATCAGTCTCCCCGGCGGCCGGCGGTGTGCAGGCGTGCACCCTGGGGCCTGCAGACGTGCAACATAACAAGCTAGCAGCTGGGAGCTGAGCAGCAGCCTGCAGCCACTTTTTTGCAGTCGAGTTGCAGTTTGTCCAGAGCCGAAGGTAAGATTGAGGTGGACCAGATTGCTAATTGTTATCCAGAGCACAAATGATGATCCCAGCTAGCTAGCACAAAATAATGAAGAGCAAGTTGCTAACTGATATCCAGTACAGTACATGACCTGATGAACACATACACATGTACATAATTCTGTTGTCAATTTTTTTAAGGTGGATCACCCTGTTTTCAAACCCTAGATCCGCCGTTGGTCATTAGTTTTTGGCCCGGGGTTCGCTGCAACCCTGGCTCCGATGAACCTGACTCGTCCGTGCTCTTGAAGATCTGTGCTTGCTGTGTATAGGGATGGGCGCTTCGTCACCACGACGACGAGTACGCCCACACCATATCCGCCAAGGAGTTCCTCGCGGCTCACCCGAACAATGTGCTGGAGAGCAGCGATCCAACAAGGGCATATTAGTATATTTTTGTATAGTTTATTTGTTCTGTATTTGTAAAAACGTCTTCAACATATATCATCAAACCAAACAATCAACTTTGAACATTTCATAAAAGGCTGACTAACTTTGGATATATATGATCAAAGATCCACCAACTTTGTTACGGATCATCAAATTCCTCCAACCTTACTTcgatttctttttccttttcctttcAGTCAGATCTTTCCCCACGTCAGATTTAGCTGGACTTTATGGTGGATGAAGCAGCAGTACATCAGGTGTCCCCGCTGTTGGCGCCAATGTCCAAGGACGAAGCTCGGCGCCGCTTCTTTGATTTCATGACCAAGTAATTAGTGACCTGAATCtttttaatactccctccgtcccaaagttgtactaaacttgagacacttattttgggacggagggagtaccatacACTTGATTGATTCACCATTTGCAGTTGACATTGTGAATTGGCGGAGCTGTAGTTGGAAACAAAAGCCCATTGCGAATTAACATGGTTTGACGACACAGTTGGTAGGAGTAGAGAGCCAGATATTGACAGAAAGTTTTCAACATTTAGTACTGACATCGGGTAACTCAGTTAAAATGTCACAGTACATGTATATAGCTTTTCACCAAATGTCACAGTACATGTGTATCAAAATAATTATTAGCTGATCTTCGAAAATGATGCTATTTCATAACTGAAAACTTATCAATCTATAACTGTGTTGTAACTTCATTTACAATTACTAGAAGAACAATccacttatttttggaaaaacaATGTGATCACCTAACAAGCGTCAGCCATCTCAAGGAGTCGTGTCTAGTATTTCCCTTTGAGTTGTGCGTGAACTTTACTTTACGACTTTATGCCATTAGTTTCAGTTTGTCACTTGACTTGAACTTGGAAGGAACGATATATTACTCCCTTCGTTTGTGTGTTTTGGAGAACATTTTTTGGTGATATATGCCCAGCTGATTTTGTAGGATATAACTAGTATGTGTTTCCTTGCTCTGCATAGACACTTCTGTTGAAATTTTATTTTCTACTTTTCTTGTGGTTGTGAATTGGTGTACTAATCATATATATGTGTGTTGTTATCGTCAACAGGGTTACGCAATATGAGGAGCTAGTTGATGCCGGAAAAATGTTTCTTGTAAAGTTTCGTCAGGAATTAGGTTGGTTCATTCTTCTCCATGAATATCCCAGTGTTGGTTCCTTTGCTCTTTATTGTATTGTCTGACCAAATTTTTATGGAAGTCCCTTTCCTAGAATCCCTATTTGTACAGTTAATAGGTCTAGTGATTCCCCCATTTGCTGACATGTCAGACCTATTGATAGTTAGGAACTTAGAAGATATGTAAGCAGCCAGGGTCCTAAAGTGTGCTCCAGACATGGCGCCAAACTGCTAAAGTAGAAACTTTCATCATTTGCTCTCACAGGTGTCGACATTTTTTACTAGCATTTCTTGTACTGTAATACTGAACAAAGTGATAAACTGATTTCGTATTTCGACAATTTTATTTGGTAATTTAATTTCTTGAAGCTGTATTTTTTTTCATGAAGTATATTTCTGCTCTAAGCTTTGGTGAATGAAGCGTCATTTGCCAGTGAAGTTTATGAAGTAAATTTCATTGTAAGGTTTTGAGGTGTCAATTGCCAGTGAACAACTTATGCGTAAAAATCTTGCTTGGATTTCTGAACATTATTGTGTTGATAGATACTGCACAGTCCCCTATTATTTTTTTGCACTTATGTTCAAATTTCATGACTCGCTTATTTCAGAGCATTTTCGAAGACCAATGATTCCCATGGAATCAGGTGCTGTCAGTCAGTTAGTCAAATCTAACTACACTGATCGACTGAAGTCCTATCTTGAAGCAGGCTGCCACCTTCAGCACCAAAGTATCCAGAATATTAACCAGTGTAAGTTGAAAGTCACTTTTCCTGTGCCTGAGTGTATCGTGTATCTATACTAGAGCGCTGCTGTTTTATTATTAATCTAACAGATATGTTTTTTCATTTGAATTTCTTCCTGGTGGTCTTTTTATCTAGCTGATTAGATGAATACACTGCTGTGTGTATGTAACTCACATTACAGAAAAATGCCATGTAGAATACTATACAATGCTTCAGCTTTTTTAGCGTGCTGGTGTGAGCAAATGAGTAGGCCCTCTTGTGCAACCCACGATGCTGCAGTATTGTGCTGTGCATCTTGGTTACTGTGGCAGCAGGGCACAACTGCATTATCTATGTTCAGGTTTTGATCTGTTAGTTTAATTGTGAGGTTATCGATAAGAGTTTTGAATTATATTGGAGTGTTAGATATAGAGTTTGAGCTCAGTGACAGGCCAATGACAGTGGATAGATTCTGATTGTTAGGGGAAATACCTGTTCTGTTGGAAATCAGCCAGAACTCATGGTACCAAAAGATATTATAAATTCAAGTAACTCTTTGTAACACTAGGGTTTTAATATAGGACCCTAGTTATTATGCATGATTCTTATCTTTGGACATGTCTATTTGGCTGAAACTAGTATCTCTCATTTGTAACAAACATATTTACATTTAGTCAGTAGCTTTGTAACTATTTCTGTCTGATAGTACAGTAACTTTTTGCAGTACAGTCTTGCGAGGAGAAACTTGAGGACCATATAAATAAAGGTAGCTTCATCTCTCTGTTGCATTGTCAATCATTACTGCAAACTTATTCCATGGTCTCAGAAAAGGTGTTGTTACTTAGTTGCAGTAAAACAGCTGTGATGGTCTAATTTACTCAGAGGCACGCACACTGGTCTTCATTTGAATTTTTGCATTTCCTCATTCCTTCCCCCTTTTCCTCTTTCTTTAAGACACACAGTACTTACTAGTAGAAGCATTTTCTTTCACTTTCACGTCCTCATTTTACAATGTGCACAACAATGAACCTTCATGTTCTCTTTTCGCGGATATCGAACTTAAACTCATTATTCATCTGCTCATACCTTACTACTGACCTGTGCTGTCTAATATTTTTATGTTTTCCATTTTATTTTCCACAGCTAAAGTTTTGATTGAAGAACTTGAATGCCTGGCCGAGGATGTTTATAGCACTACGCTAATAGCCAGCCTTAGTATCTTAGAAGCTTCAGATTGCTCTGATGGCGATAATAACCTGCCAGCAGATTGTTGTGAGGTGTGAATTCTCTTTGCAGCCTCTTCGCCCCATGCTTTATTGCTTCAGCCTTGAGTTTTTCAACTGGTTAAATTACTATGGCCTGTAGGAATATTGACTAAACCTCACCCAAAAATGTTGGCACCATATTTACCAGGATGAAGGGCAGTCTGTGGATCCGCTGGACAGCGCAGTATCTTATTCGAGCGTTATGATTCTGGTTCACAATATGTTAAAGCTGGATTATTCGATGCAGGTTCGCAAAGAAGCATCTACATGCCACTACTTTCTGTTTACTTTTGGTTGCTATTTTGTGACAGAAGTTTGCTATCCTGCAGGAGAAGATAGTCAAGGCACTGAGCCTTAAAACACCATCGTCGGAGCTAGATGGCTATTGTCTGATGTGGGATTTGCGGCCATATGTTGATGACAATGTGATGCAGCTTGCCTGGAAATTCATTTCGTAGAAGCGGAAGCGGACCATGCTTGATGATAAACCAAGCAGCGTGAACATTAGTGCCTGATAGACAATGATTTTCGCGCAAGTATCCCTATTTACCCTTAGCAGTTTAAATCTTTCAGAGATATTTCTTGATTCTTAAGTTGGTTATTTCCTAATGTTTGTTAGTTCGACTTAGCCTCCAAGTTTGTAAATTGGCTATATAATGCCTAGCAATATCAGTGAATAGACAAGAAAATCAGTCCCAATCATCTCTCGAAGTTTCTCCCCTGCTCTTAGTTGTAGGGAAGCCTCCTCTTGGCTGGGTGTCGTGCGTCATATCTTACTAGAAGGGCAGGGCGCGCTTTGTTGGGCCGCTTATGTTCTTAGGGTTGTACATGTTTTGTTTTACGTGATAATTTTTTAAATTGTGAAAATTATTTACATGCTAGTTGGTTTGGCGTgtggggaaaacaatggagtgtGTTTTTTTACCAGAGATATCTATAGACAGACTTTACGGAATCATGGTTACAAATGAATGTGTCAATTTATGGTTAAAAATTAGGGAAAAAATGGCCCAATGGTGAAAATCTGGGAAGTGATTGGTGGGAAAGTGTTTGCTATGAGCAATCCATAGTGAATCATCCGTGAGTGTATCATTTTCATATCTTTTATTGTGGTATTTGTGTGGGTTTTTTTGATCGTGTGATTTGAGGGGATTGGGTGTATAGCTGGCCAAACGGGCCAGGCCAACCAGGCCAGCACGTGAGCATGCTGGCACGGCCCGCCTTGGGTCGTGCCTGGGCTTGGAGGCTGAGCACGCTGCCTGACACGGCACGACCTGTTTATTTCTTTAACCTCTTCAGAATTTTTTtacgaaatcactaattaagaaATACTCgttgcagcgcgccacttgtcgcaacctgagagattttttttttcgtagatccgtttattcaaaacgttttatctcttaaaccgtgcgtccaaatctcaaaccgt
The Aegilops tauschii subsp. strangulata cultivar AL8/78 chromosome 3, Aet v6.0, whole genome shotgun sequence genome window above contains:
- the LOC109749134 gene encoding uncharacterized protein; translated protein: MVDEAAVHQVSPLLAPMSKDEARRRFFDFMTKVTQYEELVDAGKMFLVKFRQELEHFRRPMIPMESGAVSQLVKSNYTDRLKSYLEAGCHLQHQSIQNINQLQSCEEKLEDHINKAKVLIEELECLAEDVYSTTLIASLSILEASDCSDGDNNLPADCCEDEGQSVDPLDSAVSYSSVMILVHNMLKLDYSMQEKIVKALSLKTPSSELDGYCLMWDLRPYVDDNVMQLAWKFIS